The genomic region CAGGCCAGGAGCAACATACAGCCCTGCTGCTCCCGTAGCCCCCACGGGCTCCTGTGTCCAGACCCCTCCTGGACTGAGGGGGCCCGAAGAGTCCCAGGGCCACCGACCGTGGCATTCCTGTCCACTGGACTGGCTTTTCTTCATGATTGAGGAAAGCAGCTCGGCACATAGGATTCTAACAACCCGTGTAACAGCCCACACAGCTTCCTAGAAAACGCTGAGCGTGTTAACAGACTCCTGACTGAGCAGGGAGGGAATGACATCTGGCTTCTCCGTGCGGCCACATCCCTTCATTACTGGACAGTGACGTCACTCGTGGGGGAAACCTGCCGTCTGTGACCATGAACGTGTGAAGCCCCGCTCGCTACAGGCCGCTGGTCCACTCACCCTTGGGGTCACAGGAGAGCTGTTGATACCCTTTCCAACCCCAGATAATTTAAGTCCATGGACAAGTTCTGGAGTGACGAGAGGGTCTCACACTGAGAACTCTGGGGCCCCTTTCCTGGGTCTCGTCTGCAGTCGCCTGAATCGGAAGCCGACGAAGGGGTTCATCCAGAGCAGTGAGGGGGGGCCTCCAAAGACGGACTTCATCCCTTCCCACCGCAGCCGCCGCTCCCACGTCGGCTTCTCGCTCTTCAGCCTCTCGATCtcctgggagagaaagaaaagcaagtggGCGGCAGCAGCGGGAAAACCCTGGGCAGGTACTGAGCAGGAAGGGCAGGTGAGCAGCCACCACCCAAACCACACGTCCTGGTGCCAGCCCTGCGGGCCCCTGTGCAGACAGCCGGGCTCTAGCCACCGGGCCAGACCacatcagacacagctgagcaggggCTTCCAGGTGGGTGCAAAGCTCAGGCAGCCCCCGGGGTGTGAGGGGAGCCGGTCCTCTGGGCCAGGCGCTGATCTTTTTTCTGGGTCTTAGAAATTCAAGTGCCTGCTAGAGGCCTTCAGCTGAAAGGCATGAATGTGATCCAGTCCCTGCGACTCACTCAGCTGCCGAGGGCGGGGTCTCTGAGAAACGGGGCATTTGCTGGCTCCACCTGCCTGGCTCTGTTGACTTTCAAATCAAAGGGACCCTTGAGCCCTGAGCTGTGCCCGGGGAGAGGGACACAGGCAGTGAAGCTGTCATGGTCCATGGGGGCTCCCATGAAGGTTCCACCTCCTGGGGAACACCAGGCCCTTGCGTCCACTGCCCACCCACTCCGGTGCATTGAGGCCACACACACCCAGCAGGGGAGGGGCGTACCGTCTCGTCATTGCATATGGAGTGGATCTGGGTGCCGAACATCACCGcggtgaaagtgaaaaacagcagACCCTCAAGGCACAGGAAGATTAACAGGATGACAGTGACCGGAGGGGAGAAGTCACTGCACTCTGCGAACGAGAGGGGGCTGGCTGTGAGGCACGTCGGAGCACCCCCAACATCCTGAGCCGCGGGTGCGGGGGTCCAGCTCGCGGAAGGGCCTCCTCTGCGCCACTGTCCACAGAGACGCGAGCTTGTTTCATTCACGGGCACACCTGCTGTCCACCCGGGGCAGAGGGTGGTCCTACCAGGCCAGCATTCACACCACCACGGCCTGGTCGGCAGACCTCAAATACCCGTATTTCCCCAGGCTTTGTTGAGACTGTATTCGTGTACTGAACTGTGTATTAAAATACAACTAAAGTCAGAAAAGATGGGAGTTGCCTGTGCCTACACTTGTGAGCAGGGCACACACACGAGTCCATGCCGCATGGCTTGTCCTGCTTCATCCGATGGCCCTGAATGATGCCTGGCCAGTGGCCAGAGCACACGCCAGGCCTCGGGGATCATACAAATTTCCACCCAGTCTCAAAGGTCTGCAGGATACAAATGGAACTCAGCAGAAACTATCAGCTGACTAAGGAAGactaagagtgtgtgtgtgtgtgtacatatatatatatatggcttcatCGTTCTAGGTAAACGGCAGTGTGAGAACTTGCCCACCTTCTCCTCTTAAAATGCTCCGTTAATTCCTAAGGCAgctgcgcgcgcgcgtgtgtgtgtgtacatatatatatatatatatatatatagcttcatCATGATAGGTAATCCGTTAATACCTAAGACAACTGCGAGGGTTTCCTCTGAAACTGGaggcctcttcctccctctctccccacctcggCACGAGCGAGGAGCCGCCCCCCCAGCCTACCTGTCCACTGTCCTCGGACGCAGGCGatgaactgcagcccacagaGGACCAGCGCGTGCACGGATGCCAGAGCGATGTACATCTGCAGGGAGACACTGGTCAGCACGGTGCCAGGACCTGAGGGTGAGGACCTGTGCGTCCACTGCTACACCTCAGACTCAGGGAGGGTGTGGGAGGTGGGCAGTAGCAGTGAGGGAGCAGGTGACATGCCTCCTTGCGGTCACTCGGGACCAAGGATAGTAACTGCGCAGACTAATACACCATGGGGAAAACACGTTTTAATGACAACTGAACAAGGTATCCAGGAGAGAGTTAAATCACAGTGAACACTTGGAGCAACACAGGCAACACACACTCATCTGCTGGGCGACTCCCCACCAGCGACAGCACAGTTGTAATTTGAACCCCAGAGAAGGGACTGCAGGTCTGATGTCAGAATAAATGTACACTTGTTTCAGGTAAGACTGTAGATAAAGAATTAAGACTCAACACAAATCACTGCATGAGTAGTATCTTTACTCACAGTGAAGAGCACAAAAAATCTCTGATTCTTTTCTCCGACACAGTTGTTCACCCATGGGCAGTGATGGTCCATTTTCCGAATACATCTTTTGCAAATGCTGAGAAGGAGAAGTTAGATTTTCACTAATTTTGTGCTCTAAAGAAACACCACCCACTGAAAACAGCTCTGCTAAGAGGCGCCCCCAGGGAATCCTGCCCCAGGGAAGGTGGGTGCTCAGGATGTCCTTTCGAAGTGGtcccagtggtggtggtggggggggtgctCAGGCTGCCCTAAGGATGGGTTCCTCCAGTGGTGGGTATTCAGACTGCTTGGAAATGGGTTCCCTGCTGTCAGTGGTGGGTGCTCAGgccccccccatccccacccccgctCTGGGGCCCGTGGTCCCCTTACGGCAGAGCCGCCGTGCCTGCAGTGGTGGGCGCGCTCaggcccgccccccccccccccaccgtggCCCGGGGCCCGCGGTCCCCCTGGGGCAGAGCCGCCATGCCTGCAGTGGTGGGCACGCTCAGGCTTGATGCAGCAGCACTTGGGGCACTTGTAGATCACCTCTCCGGGCTTCAGCTGCAGGCTCTCCATGTACTCTTTAGTAGCATTTCCTTTGGGTACTGCCCCCTATGGTTTAATAACAATGTATTTTAGCTGGGAGGAACTGaagttttaagaaagaaaaaaacccagtaaATTTAGGAATTAGTCTTAGCATTTATAATGTTGCTCTTGCCACTTATATCAATGTGAAAAACAGCTATTACGTAATGTAGGACCAGAAGTTTTGTTTCCATGAAAAATTAAGCTATAAAATAAACTCAAGTAGCACATTATCCTTCATGATTTGGTGAGTCACTTGGATTTTTCCAACTTCATGCAGGACACGCCGGAGGCTGGCTGTGTTTGCTCAGCCACTCTCTCTCCACCCTGGGCTCTGGGCAGGGTGTCCCTGATAAGCACACCCACAGGTTTCCTATCAGCTGCAGCAGGGGGTGGTTGAACAAAACAGTCGGAAAAAGGACTTTATCTCGTGTTTTACAGTTACATAATGCTTCCCTGCATACCTATCACAGCCTGAGGACTGTGCCCTGGGTCCCTGACCCCCAGGTGTCCGGCCCCAGGGGTGGGAGTAGCTACTAGGCTCTCAAAGGGTGTCCATACGAGCTCCCAGCACTGGGGAGCTGCAGAGGGCTGGGGAACCCGGTGTGCTGGGTGGCCATGGGCCACAGGCTGCAGAGTGGAGGGTTTGCTCTCTGGGCGGTGGACACAGGCAGTGAAAATCATGTCTGGAAGATCATTCTGGATGCCATGGCCATGTGGACTGGGAGCAAGGCCTGGGTCTCGTTTCTGTGCCCCATGGGGCTTGTCCTTTACACAGAAATACATGTTTCTGGAGAAGGAGCCCCACTAGGGAGGAGAGAGCAGGTGTGTGGGGACATCAAGGGCGGGGAAGATGGCAAGGCACCGCTGTCAGCAGGAGTAAAGACAGAGCCCGCtgccggggacagaggagccgagcCCAGCTCTGCGCGCCCGGGCTGACACCACGTCTGCAAAGCCCAGCAGGCACATGTGAAGACCGAGGACCACTGGGCTCCAAGGCCCGCAGGAGCCGAGCAGGCTGCCCTATCGCCGGAAGGAAATGATGTGGGGGAGGGTCACATGTTCTGTAAGAAGAAAGGGACCAGGTTTAGGAGTGCCGCCCCTTCGTTCTCATGGACACACACTCACTGCTCCACAGTAAGGCACGTGaccctcacccacccacccacccaagaGCGCTCCTACGTGCTCAGAGGACAGATGTGCAGCCCAAGGCGGGGACACTGCGGACCAGGTCGCCAGCCTGTGCCCAGGAACTTGACCCCCAAGGCCACGGGAGTGTGAGACCCTCCGGCCACAGCCGCTGGTGTCTCCCCAGCTCAGACCTGGCAGGAAAGCCCTGCGAGGGCGGGCACTCACAGGGTCGGTGAGCATGGTACGCAGGTGAGACGACAGGGCGAGCACCGCCAGGCAGTTGAAGACCACCCCGTTGACCACGGAGTACCAGAAGTCCTTGGAGGGCAGCAGCATGACGAACGTGACCACGAAGTCCGCGTACACGACTAGCAGCCAGGTCAGCACGGCGCAGATCATGCCGCAGCCGTCGCGGATGAACCACACCCTGTCGGCCGCGTCAGCCTCGGCGGGAGAGGAGGCCGCCGAGTCGTAGCTGTCATTCTCGCTCAGCAGAGGGTGGTGCTCGACGTCCCGCAGCCGGTGCCCTGAGGACGGCATGGTTCCCTGCGGGAAGGCGGGAGGGGGCACGCCTCAGCAGGATGACGGCCAGACGCACACTGCGGGGCCCAGGCTCTGAGCCCGAGGGGACCAAGCCTGGTGGACAGGTGACTCCTGCTGCTCATGTCCACGCTGGCCCCCGGATGCAGAGCTCAGGGTTCTCACCCGACGGGTCTCCATCTCACCCTGCGTGTGCTCTCCCTTCCCCCGAGTTCTAACTCTTTGACAATGGGTGAGCATGTTTTTGAGGCAGGCTCCTATTTTAATCTCCATCTTCTTTATGTTGTTCCTAGAATGCCCTTCCTCTCTCATTCTTTTGACAGTTTCCCTCACTCACTGGTCTGTTCTTTTGACAACTCTCCCACATTTCCTGGGAAATTACCTGACAGGCAAGAACGTGTAGGGTCAGACATGCACTTTTCCTCATAAACATCCTGCTGTCTCTTTACCCCTATAACTCCTCTCATCTCATTTACAACCAGATGCAACAGTGTGAAGTTGGTCCCTCTCTCAGATCTGGCGAGTGGCCTGGTGATTGCCACACAAACTTCCTAGTGGGTCATACATGTCCACCAAggctgagaagatcctctggccaGAATCCCACTGCTGCATGGCTACTCCTCAGGTAGGCTGCAGGCTGAGAAGTGGCACCTGGGTGCTGGACAGGGAGCAGAGCCATGCGTCCCGAGACGGAAGAGCCTTTCGTCAGAGCACGGTTGTCTGGTCCAGAAATAGGGGCGCAGATGGCAGCTCTGACTGTGAGGAAGAGTGATCGCGCACACACCAACCTGGGCGGGGACCGTCCCAGGGGCACGTTAGGGTCCCGCTGTGTCCCGCTGTGTGCCTCAGAGCCAGATGTGTAACACCCACCCGGAGGGAGAGGGAAGTGTCTCATACCCCACAGTTACTTCCCAAGATGTTCAAGAAAGCAGTCCATGAACGTGGGGAGGCTGGGCTGCGCACACTGGGCTCTCGGTGACCGAGCGCAGGTGCCTTCCGCTGAGTCACAGCACCTACGCCGTGTCAGTGTaacaggaagggaggggaggaagtgCAGAAACTGTTCCTTCAGGCTCAACTCAGCTAGACACTGGGAACACCAGAGCACAGCAACGGGCGCCGCGACCCCAGGGCGAGGGCGCAGCCTCACTCTGCAGCAGCAGCACCTTCGAAAGGAATGCTCTGGATTTCGGTTTCCTGAGAGAAACCTGAAAGCATAGTGTGTTGACTGAAGGCCAAGCAGATACCGTATCATCGGTTTTCTACTTTCATGGCTAGTTTAATGGGATTTTGTCTACACCCCTGAACCTGTTTGTCCTCGTGTTAAAGCAAGCCTCACTTCCCAGAACACCAAGGGCAACGCTGCAGATCTCCATTGTTTAAGGGACAGCCATTCAAGCAAAACCTTCCCAGTGATGCAGACTGGAGAACTACCCTCATTTTGTGACTCCTGCTAATAATCGGGGTCTTGCTCCAGAGACTCACTATACTCTTAGGGTAGGTGGTCAGCAAACCAAAGACAGGAGGGGACTCTCAACCATCAATGGGTGCAAGTCAGTgcgaacacttagggaacagtgATTATATACCTAGGGAGACACTTACCTCACAAGTTATCACTAGACATCACTTGAATATTTTGTGCCTTTTCTTGAGGATCTTACGGTGCATACTGTCCTATGTTATAGGATCTGGAAGATAATAAAATCTAATTAGAAAAGTTACTTGTTCTGGCATTCAGAACTATCTTTATGAAATCATGACTCCTGTAGGTTTTCCTTATTAGTAAATTGACTGAGAATCCTGAAAATTTTAAACCTGTCCATTTTACTCCCCCGTTACATCAGCCCCGGTTTTAAATAAAACCTGTAAGCCAAAATCCCTCGAGAAAGAGCCCTGGGGATAATCCAGACCAAATCTAGTCAGCCTGCATTTCCATAGGTAACTGTTTCACCAGCCACAGCCGAGGAACTGCAGCAAACGACGGGAGTGAGAGGTGAGAGGTGCGCCAGGGCCCCCAGGGGAAGGGCCCCGGGAGGGGGGGGCACAAGTGAGCAGGCGGGACGGGGAGGAGCGGCCGGGCTCACTGGCAGGTGGGCGAGCAGACACAGCCTTCCTGGAAGCACTCATCTGGCCCAGGAAGAAAGGCCGACTGACACCACGAGGTGGGGGTATCCCCCAGAGAGGGCAGAGTGCTGCCAGCCTTCCCCAAGAGCAGGGCCGCCAGAGGCCAGCTGACCATGGACACGGCCCCCTCCACACACCTGGCAGATCTCATGCTTAAATGTCAGCGAACAGCCAAGAGTCACATATTTTGGAGAAAGCCCCAACCAGGTGTCATGAGAGACAGAGCCCCAGAAAGAAGCCAGAGGGAAACAGGAGTTGAGAACAGGTATAATGCACAGGGAAGAAAACTGAAGGAATAAGAGACTGTATTTGTGAGACAAAGAGGAACATTCTGAGAACTCCCTACTTATTGAAAAATGGtatgatagaattttaaaatcttaaaaacaggATTGGAAGAGAGAATGGGAAGCCTCCCAGAAAGGAGAATTAAACAAAAAAGAGGCAGGGGAaataggagtttgagattaacagatacacgcTACCATATAGAAactagataagcaacaaggacctgctctatagcacagggaactgcatTTGACACCTTGTAAGAATgataatggcaaagaatctggaaaagaatatacacacacatatgtgtgtgtacatatatatacatataatcggATCACCTTGCTGAACACTGAAACTGACAcagaattgtaaatcaactaaaaatCAAACtgaagaaaagtcagaaagacCAGAGGAGAGAAGGAATCAGAGGACCAACTTCCGAACGACAGGATGTCTGGCAAAGGCAGCCAGCCCCCAGCCGAGATGTCCTTCCTGGCACGGTTCCACtgctgccccagcccccagccccggcgCCTGACAGCCGGCCCGCTCCGTTTGCACCCAGCGTCCTACAGTGTGACACTGCTCTGCTGGGCAAACCCTCGGTTGGTGTCTGTTTTCTCAAACCAAGACCCCTAACTTAAGACGCCAGAGGGCTGGCGTGAAGGACGGTGAGGCACCAGGGCACTGGTGGGACTGGGGAGCAGGCAGGCTAAGCTTCCCTGGTCTCCTCCAGGGCACGGGCTCTGGGTCCCCCCAGGAACCGGGGGCTGCTCACCGCATCCTGGCCACGTGCGCCCCCTTCCGCCGTGCTGGCTCTGGGGTCAGGCTCCCCTGCCCGCCTCCACGCTGAGCTAGACAACCTCCTGCCCACAGCCAGCGCTGGCCCGCACACCAAAGCTCTCTGGTGTCCCTGTGACTCTGAGTGCCTTCGGAACTCTTAGTAACACATGTGGCCATGGACCACAAGCTGCTTAAACTACAGTAGGTGACCTTCTTTTTGATAACTGTGTGTATTTATAACTTGACGTATTTATTTTTcgctgagctgggtctttgttgctctgcaggCTCTCCTCCAGTCGCAGAGAGCAGGGGgtgctctctagttggggtgcgtGGGATTCTCACTGCCGCGGCTTCTCTTCTCGCGGGACACGGGCTCTACAGCATGTGGGCCTCAGCAGCTGCGGCTCCCAGGCACAGGCTCAGGAGTGGTGGTgcttgggtttagttgctccatggcgtgagggatcttcccagatcagggatcgaacccatgtctcctgcactggcaggcggattctttaaccactgagtcaccagggaagcccagagctgacttttaaaatatggcaTTTACATATAGTAACTTTATTCAAGTATCTATGCATAGCCAACAGCTTTAAATGCTGAATAACGTGCTGAACCAGTAATGCCTAATTATGCTTAGTAATATTTTCCACTTTTCATTCACATTCATTCTGAATATCTTCAAATGAGCTTATGTTAGcagtgttttaaaagaaaactgattcTGCAAAACACAGGTCAGTGCATCCCAGGCCGCGGGCCTAAGCAGAATCTCTACAGTGAGGTCAAATCCCCAGTtactttcataaattttaaaaagtaaccaaCACAGCAACCACTTTGGAAAGTGGTCTGGCACTTTCTCCAAGTTAAACCAAACACCCGCCCTGTGACTTGGAAATTCCACTTTTAGGTATTTACCTCAAGGTGAATGtgacccaggcttcccaggtggctcagtggtaaagaatccgcctgtcaatgcaggagatgcgggtttgattcctgggtcaggaccatcccctggagaagaaaatggcaacccactccagcatgcttgcctgggaaatcccacagagagaggcgcctggtgggccacagtccctgggtttgcagagccggacacgactgcgtGAGTGAGGACACACGCGTGAGTGTGAACACAGAACATGCACACAGCTGGTCACAGCTGCTCCCTTCATCACAACCACCAAACCAGAACTCCCAAACatccccccccgccccggggaTGAACAAACACACCACGTTTATTCCTACAACTCATACTAAAAAATGGGGGGAGGTCAGATACATGGAACAATgtggctaagtgaaagaaaccagacacagaagAATGTATTCAGTAGGAGTCAATCTCCATGGCCCTCTAACCAAGCAAAGCTAATGTACTTTGAAAGAACTCAGAATGGGGCTGGACCACAAGAGGGAAGGACAGAGACCCCAGGGCAGCTTTCTGATTTGATGCAAAGTCCCCTACGTGGCCAGGGCAGCAGGCTGCAGACACGCACACACTGTCAGGACCAAACTCAGCAAACTGTTAGAGGACagttagggggcttccctgctggtccagtggctaggacgcAGCCCTAAGataggggcccaggttcagtccctggtcagagaaccagatcccacatgctgcaacgaagactcagcacgccgagtacatattttaaaataaaacaaaaaattacacaCTTAAAATTGTCCGTTTCATTTTACATGAATTATTCCTCAActaaaaactgaagagaaaaaaccACCAGCACAGGTGCGTGTGCAGGTGTGAAGGGAGTGGTAACAGCCGCATTCTAGGTGCTCTCCCCGCGGACTCTGCCTTCTGAGCCAGGCCCTGTTTCAGTCGACCCTTGACAGTATCTGTGGGCAAGTGTCTTATTAATCTCCTCCCCCAGTGTTTCTCTTCATGCCTACAGACAGAAAATGCATCTcataaacaaactgaaaacaagtaaacaaaagaCATCAGTATTCTTCGGGGATCAGTTGCTATTGCAATAACAGGAATGTCTACCCTAGAGTCTGGTGTTCATGTTTACATTAATGCACTGCTTTTACACTCAGCATTGTTCTACTCTTCAACACCCACTGCTGACCTATAAAAAAGAGCAGTAAGCAATTCTCTGCCTCGGGCACAGAGGCGGCGTGAGAAGCAGACGCAGCGCCCTGAGATCTGCTGCATTCAGACGTGGGGGCGGGCCCCCAAGCTCCAGACACCACACGAGGCCTGCAGGATGCTCGACCGCAGACAGGCCCCCGGCCCACGAGCGCTTACACACCAGAGATGGGAACCGGCCTGCGGAGTGGTGTCTCAGTGTTTCCCCCAGTGACAGCAGAGAGTGAGGATGGAAAGAGCCGACAACAGCTCATCCTGTCCAGAGAACAGAACAGTGTCCACCAGGAAGGCAACGGTGCAAGAGGCacggagggaggagagggaacccacgggctgcagcacctcccaccctgcccccagtgtgagggaggcagggaaggaggcCGGGCCGCCCAGGAAGCACCCAGAGGCCAAGCTAGGACATCTGGAATTCCGCACTTGGTTCTGCTGCAAAGGGAGACACTGGGGCTTTGGTAAACAGATGTTTTACAGCCATCACTGACCAAGTACGACTGGGGTGGAAGGAGGAAGGCAGGCAACCAGGAGGGACTGCCAGGACCCAGAGCAGGGCCAGGAGGGAGCAGATGGGGGCAGGCGCACGATGGCTGGAGCAGTCAGCACACACAGGCCTGGCAGGTGGGCTCAGGAGCCAGGTGGGCCTGAGGCTGGGTCAGCAGGGGCACCTGTGTGTGTGATTTATCCTCTTTAATGGTCCGCCCTGGTACATTTTCCGTCATTTGGTCTAAAGTTCATTCTCTGGATTTCCTGTTGTTTTCTCAACTTACTATGATGTAAGGGAAATAATTATGACCAAAAAATAAGCTTCCAGGGAGAATTTTAAGAACTCCAAGGAGGTGCCATAACCGGGGATAACGGGAAGATGTCACATGTGGCCCCGCCAACGGGCTGCTCTGTAGCAGGGGAGGCTTAGGAGAAGGGCAGCACGGCTGCAGCACAGGCCTGGGTGAGGCGGGGAGTCGACAGGGACACAGGCTCCTCACTGAAGGAGGGGAGCGTGCAGATCACCTAGCCCAGTGCATTCACTGCAATTACGTTCTTAAATGTTCTTTCCATCCATTTGCAATCATGAAAGATTTAGTTCGGGCTTTGAAACCAGACCAATAATGTATGCCATATGAACCActattttcttctcaaattaCTGAAACTGAAGAACGGAATATAAacctttgagggaaaaaaaaacaacggaCCGAAGCCAAGTCTCAGTGGTATGCTGGCACATCGGCCATTCTGTGAACAGTAAACTTATGCAACCTCTCTCGAAAGGTCCTTCATACTAAAACAAAAGAGGTCAAACTGAGAAACACAGAAGGAGCCAAGGCTCTCGGTGGAGGTGGGGGCGACATGGGCTACTTCCCCTTCCCCGCCAGCCACTCCCAGACTCCTGGCTGGCCCCTCTCTCCACAGACACCTCAGTGTTGGGGTGCTCAGGCGGGGTCTTGGGTTTTCCTCGTTGGCTGTGTGCTCTCCAGCTGATCTCCAAGAGCTCAGTTCCGTCAAGTTAGAGAAAATGCATGTGGGAAACCCCCAAAGGAAGAATGTGCTGTTGAGTGTCTCTGATCGGTTACCCAACAAGACCACAGTCAGGTCAAAGCAGAAACCTCTCCACCCACCAAACTGCTGGGATCCCACCTTGTCATCTTGATAAACAGCACCTGCACCACCACCTAGTTGCCAAAGTAAAAATTCAGGACACACCCTTCACGTCACTCTTCTCCCCTAGCCCTCCATACTTCACCCATGAGCAGGTCCTTCCTGTGAGCTTGACTTTCAAAACCTGCCTAGATGTGCGCCACCCTCCACCAGCCTGCCTCGCCCGATGAAGGCTCAGGAGCCCTCACATGGGCTGCATGAACCAGCACTGTTATACACTCGCGGCCTCTGCGCACCCCCAACCTGCTCTCCGGCTCCTAACCCATTCCCCAGTCAGCATCTGGAGCCAGTTTTAACAGACAGAAGTCAGACCCTGCCACTCCCGGGTTTATCAAAACCAGCCAGTGGCTGCCTCTATGGTTAGAACAAAACCCCCAGGCCTCCCGTGTGGGGCCTGTGGAcctccccctcacctccctcccacccccactgtcTCCTTCCGCTGTCATCACCTCAATGGAATGTTCTACTCTTATCCCCGGCACACCCTGACCTCTGCAAATACCTGTtgagtaagagaagaaaaagcaaaaatgaagccCACAAGAACACGAAAGGACTAGGGaaaagagtcaaaagtgggagcctggggtggggtAATGTGGACAGGTTAGGACCGGGACCCCCAGTAGCAGGGTTTATTCTGGGTGTGTCCCCAGGAGTGCACAGGCTGCACAAAGCAGCCTCGAAGCCACAAGGACAAAATACCAAAGCTCCCGCCTTTATCCCCGTACCACAGCCACAGCCTCTCAGTCAGGTGGGGGtctgtttaagaaaaaaacaacttcggagttttgactccaaagcccatgttcTTCCATTAAAACACACGGCCTCCCAGAGCacttggttttagaaaatgcattcTGTAACAGAGTGAGTTTTGGAAATACAGAACGCTAAGAATTAAAAGCATTTCAACCAAGATAACGCTGTAAAAAGCCTGTCTCAAGAGAAGTTGGAAGCCTCTCTATCCTGACTGCTCCTGCTAATTACCGGGGCTGCACACGCCCCGTGCCCTCCCAGAATGACCTAAACCGCCGGCTTAACAGAGCCGGCCTCTCCTCCCATTAACTGATAATGCTCCCCGCACACCCAGGGTTTACTATGCACCTTCCCCTTGAGACCCAAGTCCTCCTCCCCGTCCCTCCTCCTAGGAGCTGCTGACACTTGTTGCCGCTCGGCCCTTCCCCTGCCCGCCTTCCCACGACCCAAGCTCAGGCTCCCTCACCTCTCGCT from Muntiacus reevesi chromosome 2, mMunRee1.1, whole genome shotgun sequence harbors:
- the ZDHHC7 gene encoding palmitoyltransferase ZDHHC7; translated protein: MPSSGHRLRDVEHHPLLSENDSYDSAASSPAEADAADRVWFIRDGCGMICAVLTWLLVVYADFVVTFVMLLPSKDFWYSVVNGVVFNCLAVLALSSHLRTMLTDPGAVPKGNATKEYMESLQLKPGEVIYKCPKCCCIKPERAHHCSICKRCIRKMDHHCPWVNNCVGEKNQRFFVLFTMYIALASVHALVLCGLQFIACVRGQWTECSDFSPPVTVILLIFLCLEGLLFFTFTAVMFGTQIHSICNDETEIERLKSEKPTWERRLRWEGMKSVFGGPPSLLWMNPFVGFRFRRLQTRPRKGAPEFSV